The Planctomycetia bacterium genomic sequence CGTCGTCGAGGAGCAAAGCATCGCCGCCGAGCACAACAGCGCGCCGATGTGCGCGCGGGAACACCTACGCAACATGAATCACCATCTTCTACGCGCTACTTCGGGGCCTCGGAGAAACTACTCTCCGCCGGCCGCTTTCACGCGACGTTCCAAAGTCTTCTCGGTTTCCGACAGCGAATATTTGATGAACGGATCATCGGGATGCAACAGCGCCTCGACGGCGATCTCCGCCGCGCGACTCGCCTGCTCGCCGGAGAAGTAGCTCAATCCCCAGATTGACAGTAACCGCACCCGTGGATGCTCGTCGTTTACGCCTGCCGAGAGCAGGTCGAGCGATTCAGGCACGCGATCGCGCCAGGCGACCAAGACCCGCACGGCCGCGGCGCGAGCGCGGAAGTCCGGCGATGTCAACACGTCGGTCAGCAGTTGCTGATTCACGACGTTGTGATTCTGGTGCAGCCAGAGCCCTTCCAGGCGATGGTGCTCGTATTCCGGGTCGGCGGAATCAAGCTTCGCCACCCAGGCTTGCGCGGCGGTAATCACTTCGGCGCTGTCGCGGCTGCCCAATTCGATTCGCGTGCGATACCGCACCCGATCGTCGGGCGACTTAAGCAGGTCCAACAGTTTATCGATCGGCTCGTCGGCGATCTTCACGGGCTTCAGCAGCTCGCGCGAGACATGCCGAACACGGTATACGCGACCATGCTCCTGATCGCGATTGGGATCGCGCAGGTTGTGTTGCATGTGACCGATGATGGGGTTCTGCCAATCGGTGAAGTAGATCGCGCCGTCCGGCCCGGTTTCCACGTCCGCCGGTCGGAAACTGGCGTCCGACGAATACACGATCGGATCAAGCTCCACGGCCGAGAAACTGGAATCCAGGTCGTCGACCTTGTAACGCAAAATGCCTTGAAAACCGATCACGTTGTTGACCAGCAAGTTTCCGCGGAACTCCTCCGGGAAATGGGAGCTCGCCAACACTTCGGCGCCGGAGCAAGGACGCGTGCGTTGCCGATAAACCTTTGGCGGCGCGCCGTGTTTGTGCGGATAGTCGACGTCGCCGGAGAACAACACGCCGTGATAGGGATCAGAACCGGTGCCGTCCCAGACGATGTCCTGTCCCCAACGATCAAACACGTGGCCGTGCGGATTGGCAAAGCCGAACGACACGTACACGTTGAACTTCTGCGCCCGCGGCTCATAGCGGAACACAGCGCCGTTCGCCACGCGCCGCGGCGACCCCCAAGGGGATTCCACTTGCGTGTGATGGAACGTCCCTTCCTGGAAGTAGAGCGCGCCACCTGGATCGAACGTGAAGCTGTTCGCGGTGTGATGCGTATCGGCGGTATCGAGCCCATGCACGATGCGTTCTTTCACGTCGTAACGATCGTCGCCATTCGTATCGGACAGATACAACAAGTCCGGGCCTTGCGCCACGATCACGCCGCCGTTCCAGAATTCGAAGCCGGTCGGGTTGTGTAAGTCGCCGGCGAACGTCAGGCATTTGTCGGAGCGACCGTCGCCGTTGGTGTCTTCCAGAATCAGCAACTTGTCGTTCATCGGCTGCGTCGGTTTCCAGTGCGGATAGGTCCGCCAGCAGGCGACCCAAAGCCGTCCCTTGGCGTCAAACGACATTTGCACCGGGTTCACCAACTCGGGAAACATCGATTCGTCGGCGACCAGTTCAACCTTGAGGTCGGCGCCAGTGGTCATCTTTTCGATGGCCGCTTCG encodes the following:
- a CDS encoding PVC-type heme-binding CxxCH protein, which codes for IAAAIEQQLFPNGPMIKRDAAALEALRAAVVDKNFYWFNRYRAVDGYSTFGDRAFLKFSEGPGGYGDGLSNYSVVQRELEVIDALTSAGDKVIWQTAQGKPTTKEETKLPEFIPVVSNKPGELPGGKHLFLSGEAAIEKMTTGADLKVELVADESMFPELVNPVQMSFDAKGRLWVACWRTYPHWKPTQPMNDKLLILEDTNGDGRSDKCLTFAGDLHNPTGFEFWNGGVIVAQGPDLLYLSDTNGDDRYDVKERIVHGLDTADTHHTANSFTFDPGGALYFQEGTFHHTQVESPWGSPRRVANGAVFRYEPRAQKFNVYVSFGFANPHGHVFDRWGQDIVWDGTGSDPYHGVLFSGDVDYPHKHGAPPKVYRQRTRPCSGAEVLASSHFPEEFRGNLLVNNVIGFQGILRYKVDDLDSSFSAVELDPIVYSSDASFRPADVETGPDGAIYFTDWQNPIIGHMQHNLRDPNRDQEHGRVYRVRHVSRELLKPVKIADEPIDKLLDLLKSPDDRVRYRTRIELGSRDSAEVITAAQAWVAKLDSADPEYEHHRLEGLWLHQNHNVVNQQLLTDVLTSPDFRARAAAVRVLVAWRDRVPESLDLLSAGVNDEHPRVRLLSIWGLSYFSGEQASRAAEIAVEALLHPDDPFIKYSLSETEKTLERRVKAAGGE